From a single Ciconia boyciana chromosome 4, ASM3463844v1, whole genome shotgun sequence genomic region:
- the ABHD17B gene encoding alpha/beta hydrolase domain-containing protein 17B isoform X1, which translates to MNNLSFSELCCLFCCPPCPGKIASKLAFLPPDPTYTLMCDDSGSRWTLHLSERADWQYSSREKDAIECFMTRTSKGNRIACMFVRCSPNAKYTLLFSHGNAVDLGQMSSFYIGLGSRINCNIFSYDYSGYGASSGKPTEKNLYADIDAAWVALRTRYGIRPENVIIYGQSIGTVPSVDLAARYESAAVILHSPLTSGMRVAFPDTKKTYCFDAFPNIDKISKITSPVLIIHGTEDEVIDFSHGLALFERCQRPVEPLWVEGAGHNDVELYGQYLERLKQFVSQELVNL; encoded by the exons ATGAATAATCTTTCCTTTAGTGAACTGTGTTGCCTGTTCTGTTGTCCGCCATGCCCAGGGAAAATTGCCTCCAAACTGGCATTCTTACCTCCTGATCCCACGTACACACTGATGTGTGATGACAGTGGTAGTCGCTGGACTTTACATCTCTCAGAACGAGCAGACTGGCAATATTCTTCTAGAGAAAAAGATGCCATTGAGTGCTTCATGACTAGAACAAGTAAAGGTAACAGGATTGCCTGTATGTTTGTGCGTTGCTCGCCTAACGCCAAGTATACTTTGCTCTTCTCACATGGAAATGCTGTTGACCTAGGTCAGATGAGCAGCTTTTACATAGGACTGGGGTCACGGATTAATTGCAACATATTCTCATATGATTATTCTGGATATGGTGCAAGTTCTGGGAAGCCAACAGAGAAGAATTTGTATGCTGACATTGATGCTGCTTGGGTGGCTCTTAGGACAAG gtACGGAATTCGCCctgaaaatgtgattatttATGGCCAGAGCATAGGAACAGTACCATCTGTGGATCTTGCTGCTAGGTATGAAAGTGCTGCTGTAATTCTTCATTCTCCACTGACCTCAGGAATGCGAGTAGCTTTTCCTGATACGAAGAAGACCTATTGCTTTGATGCATTCCCAAA CATTGacaaaatttctaaaataacatcTCCTGTGTTAATAATCCATGGGACTGAAGATGAAGTAATTGACTTTTCACATGGCCTAGCGTTATTTGAGCGTTGCCAGAGACCTGTAGAACCACTGTGGGTAGAAGGAGCGGGCCATAATGATGTGGAACTCTATGGACAGTACCTTGAAAGATTGAAACAGTTTGTGTCACAGGAACTGGTGAActtgtaa
- the ABHD17B gene encoding alpha/beta hydrolase domain-containing protein 17B isoform X2, with the protein MNNLSFSELCCLFCCPPCPGKIASKLAFLPPDPTYTLMCDDSGSRWTLHLSERADWQYSSREKDAIECFMTRTSKGQMSSFYIGLGSRINCNIFSYDYSGYGASSGKPTEKNLYADIDAAWVALRTRYGIRPENVIIYGQSIGTVPSVDLAARYESAAVILHSPLTSGMRVAFPDTKKTYCFDAFPNIDKISKITSPVLIIHGTEDEVIDFSHGLALFERCQRPVEPLWVEGAGHNDVELYGQYLERLKQFVSQELVNL; encoded by the exons ATGAATAATCTTTCCTTTAGTGAACTGTGTTGCCTGTTCTGTTGTCCGCCATGCCCAGGGAAAATTGCCTCCAAACTGGCATTCTTACCTCCTGATCCCACGTACACACTGATGTGTGATGACAGTGGTAGTCGCTGGACTTTACATCTCTCAGAACGAGCAGACTGGCAATATTCTTCTAGAGAAAAAGATGCCATTGAGTGCTTCATGACTAGAACAAGTAAAG GTCAGATGAGCAGCTTTTACATAGGACTGGGGTCACGGATTAATTGCAACATATTCTCATATGATTATTCTGGATATGGTGCAAGTTCTGGGAAGCCAACAGAGAAGAATTTGTATGCTGACATTGATGCTGCTTGGGTGGCTCTTAGGACAAG gtACGGAATTCGCCctgaaaatgtgattatttATGGCCAGAGCATAGGAACAGTACCATCTGTGGATCTTGCTGCTAGGTATGAAAGTGCTGCTGTAATTCTTCATTCTCCACTGACCTCAGGAATGCGAGTAGCTTTTCCTGATACGAAGAAGACCTATTGCTTTGATGCATTCCCAAA CATTGacaaaatttctaaaataacatcTCCTGTGTTAATAATCCATGGGACTGAAGATGAAGTAATTGACTTTTCACATGGCCTAGCGTTATTTGAGCGTTGCCAGAGACCTGTAGAACCACTGTGGGTAGAAGGAGCGGGCCATAATGATGTGGAACTCTATGGACAGTACCTTGAAAGATTGAAACAGTTTGTGTCACAGGAACTGGTGAActtgtaa